From one Peredibacter starrii genomic stretch:
- a CDS encoding synaptic vesicle VAT-1 family membrane protein, translating into MKKIVIHRAGDYSQLKFETHPDLIINADSILVEVRASGVNYADIAIRWGLYESAKKFVGWPITPGFEFAGIVKATGQNITKFKAGDKVFGVTLFNAYASEVLVPEHQLFHLPENMSFEEAAAIPAVFMTAYHALFQNVVIRPGMIALIHSAAGGVGSSLVQLCKIAGITSIGVVGSSHKVQTLKDLGCDHIIDKSSEDLWKKVEVYAPYGVDLAFDANGLETLQESYNHLAPCGKLFAYGAHTMLPKTGGKVNWPKLIVDYLRAPRFNPINMTSENKSILAFNLSFLFSRKDLFNEAFTDLMKWFAEGKLRVPKVTTYALEKVGDAHRDLESGKTVGKLILIP; encoded by the coding sequence ATGAAAAAGATCGTTATTCATAGGGCCGGGGACTATTCCCAATTAAAGTTTGAGACCCATCCAGACCTCATAATAAATGCTGACTCCATTCTTGTAGAAGTCAGGGCATCCGGAGTGAACTACGCCGACATTGCCATCCGCTGGGGCTTGTATGAATCGGCCAAGAAGTTTGTGGGCTGGCCCATTACGCCGGGTTTTGAGTTCGCAGGGATAGTTAAGGCCACTGGTCAGAACATCACGAAATTTAAGGCCGGGGATAAGGTCTTTGGAGTGACTCTCTTTAATGCCTATGCCTCAGAAGTATTAGTTCCTGAGCATCAGCTGTTTCATTTACCAGAGAATATGAGCTTCGAGGAAGCGGCCGCTATCCCGGCGGTTTTTATGACTGCTTATCATGCTCTTTTTCAGAATGTGGTGATTCGTCCGGGAATGATTGCACTCATTCATTCCGCTGCTGGGGGAGTGGGAAGTTCGTTAGTGCAGTTATGTAAGATCGCGGGCATCACTTCCATTGGAGTAGTTGGGTCTTCTCACAAAGTTCAGACGTTAAAAGATCTGGGTTGTGATCACATCATTGATAAATCCAGCGAGGATTTATGGAAGAAGGTCGAGGTGTATGCTCCGTATGGGGTGGATCTGGCCTTTGATGCTAATGGCCTGGAAACTCTTCAGGAGAGTTATAATCATCTCGCTCCTTGCGGGAAGCTCTTTGCTTACGGTGCTCATACTATGTTGCCTAAGACCGGTGGCAAAGTGAACTGGCCGAAGCTCATTGTGGATTATTTACGGGCACCTCGATTTAATCCCATCAATATGACCTCTGAAAATAAAAGTATTCTGGCGTTTAATTTGTCGTTTTTGTTTTCTCGGAAAGATCTCTTTAATGAGGCCTTCACGGATCTTATGAAATGGTTTGCGGAAGGGAAACTCAGAGTTCCCAAAGTCACGACCTATGCTTTGGAGAAGGTCGGGGACGCGCACCGAGATCTGGAATCTGGGAAGACGGTAGGGAAGCTGATCCTTATTCCTTAG
- a CDS encoding YceI family protein, protein MKQFILTTFFSLILMNGAVARNYSAGTYKIDSESSKVGLEVTHLMISTAHGSFTHIDGIIDLKENFEDSKVYVLIDFLDAERNSQIEFISTNISGTLASFNLTGLLTIKGVTQKVTFKSHYLGVVADGYGNDKAAFIGQTKIKRSDFGEESDGDDEVKIDLRILANRPNKETASVFNEVQEIIR, encoded by the coding sequence GAGCTGTTGCCAGGAATTATTCTGCCGGCACTTACAAAATTGACTCCGAATCATCCAAAGTTGGCCTCGAAGTTACCCACCTTATGATTTCCACCGCTCACGGCAGTTTTACTCACATTGATGGAATCATTGATCTCAAAGAAAACTTTGAAGACTCAAAGGTATATGTCCTGATTGATTTTCTGGACGCGGAAAGAAACTCACAAATTGAATTCATAAGCACAAATATTTCTGGAACACTCGCTAGTTTCAACCTGACAGGCCTCCTGACCATTAAAGGAGTAACCCAAAAAGTAACATTTAAAAGCCACTACCTTGGTGTGGTGGCGGATGGTTACGGCAATGATAAGGCGGCCTTTATCGGGCAGACAAAAATTAAGCGCAGTGATTTTGGAGAAGAATCGGATGGGGATGATGAAGTGAAGATTGATCTCCGTATTCTTGCTAATCGTCCCAATAAAGAAACCGCCTCGGTCTTTAATGAAGTTCAGGAGATCATTCGATGA